The sequence TTTTGATTTTTACGATTTTCATGCGGTCCCAGGGCACGCCTCTCGTCACCCGACGGGCTATACGGACGGCTTCGTCCTCGGAATCGGCGATAATGGGAATTCTCGCGTCCTCCGGACATTTCACCGCTATTGCGTTGGCGTAGATCTGCGCAAGGTCCAGCTTGTCGAAAACTTTGCGGGTGATCACGTCGAAAATTCCCATACCGATGGCGTTGCCGTGGGATTCCTCCGTCACGTCCAACAGCACCATGCGTCTGATCTTCGGCACATCCAGCACAAATTGTTTCAGAATAAAACTCTTTCCCAGAATATTGGGATCATATCCGGCCCCTGAAATGTTTTTCCCTATCTCTTCAACAATCAGGATGTCGATCTCCGGAATCATCAGCGACGGCATATTTTTCTTCGCAATGCGGACAAGCCGCTTCTCGCGCTCGATAAGGTTTTCTGAGGGGATGGCTTCGATCAGCGCCGTTTCATCGCAGGCATTTTCGATTATGGCCACTCCAAAGCCCACGTTGACGGCGCCAAGGATCATTTCAGCCGCTTCCGGAAGGGTAACGCCAAAAAAGTCAAAATCTTCTTCATGAAGAGCGGTACAGCCCTTATGATTCCCCAGACCGATAACGAGCATTTTGCAGAGTCCGCTTTGAATGTCCGCTACAAAATCCGTATGAAGCTTTACGCGGTTGACGGGAACGACCAGGTCGGCGGCGGCGGCCGCGCTGTCGAAATAAACGTCGATGCCTCTGGACGTTTTTCCAAGGTGTACGACGTCTACGGAAGTCACAACCTCCGCCCCCATGGCCTCTTCCGTAATTCCATATGAGCGCAGCACGGCTCTTTGCCCCTCCGGAGTTCCTCCGCCGTGACTGCCCATGGCGGCCACAACGAAAGGAACGCCTCCCGCCGCGCGGATTTCCCGCAGCACCGTCCTGACGATCAACGCCAGATTTTTTATCCCGCGGCTGCCCACGGCCACAGCGACCTTCGCGCCGGGTTTTATTTTCCCGCGAACTTCGGCCCTGCGCATTTCACGGACGACATGGTCCTCCACATCCTCAATTTTCTGCCTGGGAAACACCTGTTTCACCTTATGCATTCGAGGGAGGGGAAAATTCATGTCTTCTTCGAGCAAAACGGGCATACCGCACCTCCTGCCCTCGTCGGGGCTCTCAAAGATATACGCTCAGTTCAAAATCGTTATCGTCCCCGCGTTGGCGTCCACTTTTACCCTGTCGCCATTTTTCACGACTTTATAAAATTCGGGATCCACTTTGTCCACCATGGGAATTTCCATAATGATGGCGCCAGCCACCAGCACCGTTTCGGGGTACTGAATGATCATGGCCGCAGGCTGGTTATGCTGCAACATCAGCTGGAAGAGCCCGTCGCTTTGCACCACCGAGCTGCCTTTTCCGCCGGGAAAGACAATCGCCTTTTTCGCTACGCTTTTGCCCTCAATATCGTGAGCTTTCTCCAGGACCTCCCCCGTTTCGGGACGCACAAGGTAAAACATGATTTCGTCTCTGGAGATGATGACTTCGCCTTCTCCGACTCCCTCGGAGATTTTGTGACAGGAAAACACTTTTCCGCTCATCACTTCACCCTCCCTTTCAGGGCAGCGTCGATACAGGTATCCAGATCGCGAATGACGAATTCCAGCCCTCGTTTTCTTGGGTAATACGCGCATTTCGGAGACTCCGTCACTCCAACCCTTCCCTTATACAGGTGCCAGCAGGGCTGGTCCGAGCAGGTGTCTTCGACGAGATCGCCTCCGGCATCCTGAATGATTTTGAGCAATCCCATCTTTTCGGCGCTGGATTTGGTCAGAGACGAAGTCATCACCCAGAACGGCACGGCCAGTTTTTTCCCCTGAAGACGTTCGGCCATATAACGAACCTCCCGGATGCTGGTGTGTGGGCAGCCGAACAGGGCGAAATCGATATCGCGATTGCCCGGATCGGAGATTTCCGTTTCCAGCACGCGCGCCAGGTCCTCTTCCGTTATGGTCACGGTTCGCTCCGGCTCTCTGCCTCCAAAAGCGGCCTCCAAAGTGGGCGCTTCCGGCGTAACTCCGACGACGTGGTACATGGCGTAAGCTCCGGAGGTGTTCAGTTCCGCCCCCAGATTTCGATGGGCTTCGGGCGAAAGATAGCTGCCGAGCCCCACGAAAACAGGTATGCCAGGCCCGATTTTCCTGCCCATGTATCCGAGAAGGTTGTAGGAGAAATCGCTTTTCATTTCCGCCTCGACTTTGACGAGGATGTTCCCTTTGCGGTTTTCGTCGAGCAGCAGTCCGTATTCCGGAACCACGCCGGTGATCGCCGCGCAGAGAGCCGACTGGGCCGACTCCCTGTTGGAACGCGCCCCCCAGACGGAGTTGACGAAGGGCGTCGCGCTGGACTCCGAAAAAGCCACAATTTCGTTGGGGAAAGGGACGTTCGTATCCATATAGGGCGTACAGTTGTAGGTCAGGCGGCAGCCCAGAGCCCTGTAGGCCTCGTGAGTGCGTTTCATGTGGTCGGCTTCCTCGGAGGTGACCATGTTCTTCGCGCTGAAATAAGGAAGGCAGAAACCGGGATTCACCGTGGGCGGAATTTTCGTCTTCGCACCCAGCTTCACCATCTTCTCCGCAAACCAGAGATCCATTTCCTGATTGCTCAGGGCCACGTGAGCGTTGGTGATGGGAACCATTCGTGGAGCGTCGAAGCATTCTCCGATGCCAATTTGCACTTTCAGCGCCAAAGCCGCGCCCTCTCCGTATTTACCTTTCTCCATATCCTTCAGGTCACTGGTAAGTTCCATAACTTCCCCTCCCCTGTTGAAAAAACAAATCAAATCACCGTGATATATGGTTAATAATAGAAAAGTGAAAATTATGACTATTATATTTAGCGACCTTAAAAAAGCAATAGCAATGCTCTACCACGTTAATTAACTAACGCAGTATGGCCATTGCTGTTTGGAGCCGCATCATTCCGGCAAAAGAGAGTAATATCAATTTGCTTTCAATTGAGCGTTAATGAAGAAGCTAATGTTTGAATGTCACTGCTTTTAGCTATTCTAACTTTAGGCCTTTTACTTCAAATTTGGTCTGATCTCACCGTCACCAGACGTTGCCCAGGTGGACGTGAGTCAGTTTTTGCCTGGCGATGGATTCAAATCTTTTCATGAGGGCAATGTCGGTGGGAGGCGCGGAGTATCGATACGCCGGAAAGTAGCGCGAAATATGCAGAGGGATGTTCGCGTCGATTCCGGCGATCCAGTCCCTCATTCTCTCGAAATCTTCGCAATCGTCGCTTTTGCCCGGAACAACCAGGCAGGTCAGTTCCACGTGTACGCCCGCTTTCACCAGAGACTCCACGTTCGTCTCCGCCACGTCGAGAGAACCGCCCATGGAGGCGTATTTCGCGGCGTCGAAGGTTTTGACGTCCACATTCGCGGCGTCAATTTCGGCGGCAAACGCCTTCCCGACCTCCGGCCCCCACATTCCGTTCGTGACCAGCACGGCCGCTATTCCGGACTCTCGCAGCAGCGGCGCGGCCCGAAGGATATACTCGGCCTGAAGCGTCGGTTCGTTGTAGGTCCAGGCCACCGACGACAGACGCTCCTCCCGCACCCGCAGGACGAGTTCTTCCGGGCTCAGGGCCGTCAGCGGCAGTTTCCCGACGCCTCCGGCGGGGCTCGAAATGGAATGGTTCTGACAGAAGGGACAGCGCATATTGCACCCTCCACCGCCCAGTGAAAAGATTTGAGAGCCCGGCCGCCAGTGACGGAGCGGTTTTTTTTCGATCGGGTCGATGGCGCAGGAGCTGAAACGACCAAGATACGGCGACTGCAAATTTTGCCCGTCATATCGCCGTACACCGCACAGCCCCTCTCCGCCGGCGGGGATGAGACACCGGTGAAAACAGAGTTCGCACCGCGCCCCCTCCCCTTCTCCGGTCCACCAGGACGCTTCGATTTTCACCTTTTACCTTACGAGCTCCACCAGAGTGGAAACGCCCATGCCGCCGCCGATGCAGAGGGTCGCAAGACCCCTTGGCGTCCCTCGTCGGAGCATTTCGTGAAGCAGCGTGACAAGAATGCGGCAGCCGGAAGCTCCCACCGGATGCCCCAGAGCGATGGCTCCTCCGTTGACGTTGACCCTTGCCGCGTCCCAGTTCAGCAGCTGGCCCACAGCCACGGCCTGAGCCGCAAAGGCCTCATTGGCCTCGATCAGCTCGATTTCATCCAGAGAGATCTTCGTTTTTTCAAGAAGCTTCCGGGTGGCAAAAGCCGGAGCTATCCCCATCACCGCGGGATCCACTCCCGCCGTCGCTCCGCCGATCCACCTGGCCATCGGCTTCACTCCCAGTGCTTTCGCCTTCTCGGCGCTCAGGACGACAACCGCCGCCGCTCCATCGTTGATGCCGGAGGCGTTGGCGGCCGTGACGGTGCCGTTGGGTTTGAAGGCGGGAGACAGTCCGGCGATGGACTCGACTGTCACACCTGATCGCGGATATTCGTCCACCTCGAAGGGGATCGTTTCCTTTTTTACTTTGACCGGAACGGGAACGATTTCGTCCTTAAATTTTCCCGCCTTCTGTGCGGCTTCGCACTTCTGCTGACTGGATGCCGCGAAGGCGTCCTGCATGGCGCGGGTGACGCCGTATCTTTCGGCGACGTTCTCCGCTGTAACTCCCATGTGATATTGATTGAACGCGTCCCAGAGCGCGTCTTTGATCATCGTGTCGACCAGAGCGCCGTCGCCCATGCGATAGCCGAAACGGGCCTTTTCCATGGCGTAGACCGCGGAGGACATGTTTTCCATCCCTCCGGCGACGACGACGTCGGCCTCTCCTGTGGCGATCATGGCCGCCGCGAGGTTCACGCTTTTAAGGCCCGACCCGCATACGATATTCAGGGTCTGGGCGGGAACCTCGACGGGAAGCCCGGCTTTCACCGCGGACTGGCGGGCCACATTCTGCCCCTGCGCTCCCTGAAGGACGCAACCCATGAATACCTCGTCAACCTGATCCGGCTTCACTCCGGCGCGTTTCACAGCCTCTTTTACAACGACAGCTCCCAGTTCTGCCACGGGAATCCCCGCAAGCGCCCCTCCCATTTTACCGATAGCCGTCCGGCACGCTCCGGCCAGCACGATTTCTCTGCTCATCACACGCTCATCTCCTTCATGAATTGTGTTCATCAGCCCCGCGGCCATCGAAAACACATCGCAGCGCCCGGCACAGGGGCAAAAAATCCTCCTCCGACGAGGCGATAAATGAAAATTCTTTCTTCTCGTCCCCAGCCGCGCATTTTACGGCGCAGCCGCAGACCGCCAGAGTAAAATCCGGAGGAAAATCCGCTCCGTCACCGCCCTGCAGAAACGTTATCGACGGAAACGCTCCCTGGACGCGCCTCAGAAAGGCGACGCGGTCGTAGCTCGAATTGCAGCCTCCGCAATACCTCACTCTGACGATCATCCGGCGATTCAGGGCCGTCCTCTCAGGCCGGCGCGTCAATCCTGACGTTTCATTTTCATCAGAGCTTTGGCCGTCTCCAGCAGTTCATCGGAGACGCCGGAGACCAGCATAACGCGCTCCACCTCAGGGACGGCCGCCCTCACCTCCGCCGCCGCCAGGTCCTCCACGTCGGAGACGGCGGAAGGGCAGTTGTTACAGCTTCCCAGCATTTTCACCTTCAGGACGCCGTTCTCGAAGGCCATCACTTCGATATCCCCTCCGTGTGTTCTCAGCAGAGGGCGCAGCTTTTCATCGAGAACCCCTTCGATTCGATCTTTCACCTTCACGTTTCGCTTCACGCCTCAGTCCTGAATGCCGGCGATTTTTTTCGCCAGTTCCTTTTTGGCCGCGATGTTGCTCTGACGCGCAATCATGATTCTCTGGGCCTGAGGGGAGCCGGCGCCGTGCATCGACTCCGTCCGGTAGCCGACGGCCGCCGTACCGAGGGCCAGGTTTTCGATCAGGCGCAGCACGCGAAGCCGATTTTCCACGGAAACTCCGGGGGCGGCCTTCAGATATTTTTCAACGTAAGGCCCCAGTTTTGGGTCGTACAGGTCTTTTTCGGAGGGCGCCGTAACGACGATGCCGCCGGCGATGTCCTCGGCCAGACGCACGATTTCATAGGGGAAGCGCGTCACGTTCTGCTTGCAGACGTTGGCCAGAAGCAGGTTGATGATATAGTTTCCCGACTCCGTGGGAGCGCCCTCGGCGGAACAGGCGATGCCGCAGCAGTACAGCGTTTCGTTGAGGTGAATCATCTCAATGAGCTTGTCTTTGATGTGAGAGGCTTTGGCCGCTCCATTGTAGTCCGCCGCCAGAGCGGTTGCGCCGATCAGGACGTCGCCGACGCCGACCTTGCAGCCGCCGTAACTCTGGCGATGATACCCCGCGAAACGCTCCACCAGAACCCCCGCAAACTCCGTTTCTCCGTTCAGGAAAATTCTGTCGTTGGGGACGAACACGTCGTCGAACACCACCAGAGCCTCGACTCCCCCAAACTTCGCGTTGCCCACGTCGATTTTTCCGCCTTCCAGTTTTCTCGTGTCGCAGGACTGACGCCCCACGATCATAAAGAGCCCCTTCGTGTCCAGCGGCACGGCAAAGGACACCGCGTAGTCCCGATCCTCCGGGGACATGGCCACCGTGGGCATCACGATCATCTCGTGGGAGTTGAGGGCGCCGGTCTGATGCGCCTTGGCCCCTCGCACCACAATGCCGTCCGGGCGGCGCTCGACCACATGCAGGTACATGTCGGGGTCGGGCTGAAGGTGGGGAGCGAGAGAACGATCTCCCTTCGGGTCCGTCATCGCCCCGTCCACCGTCAGGTCATGCTCCTTCACGTAATCCAGAAATTTTTTGAAATTTTTGAAGTAGCTCGTGCCGTGTTTCTTATCGAGGTCCCAGCTCGTGCTCCAGACGGCGTTGAAGGCGTCCATACCCACACAGCGCTGGAAGCAGGCGGCTGTTTTCTGCCCCAGCAGACGCTGCATTTTCACTTTTTTGACCAGGTCGCCGGTGCTGCGATGAATATGATTGAAACGGTTGATTTTTTTGCCGGTCTCCGGATCGACAGCTGTCATCAGATCCTCGTATTCGGGCATCTGAGCCAGATCGTAAGTCGCGCGGACGGAGTTGAGGGAAGGGCGCAGAATGGGGTCGTCCACCGGAACATCCACCTTTTTGCCCAGCAGATACACCTCCATTTTAATCTTACGAATGCTTTCCACATACTGATCCCCTGTCATCAATGGCATAAATGTCCCCTCCTGTTTTCAGAAAACGTCGGATTCCTTGTATCGTTCCACGCGGAAACGCTCGACGGAGATGTTGTCCAGGTTTCTGATTCCCGCCTTCTGCGCCGCGATTCCGATCTGTCGTTCCACGGTGTCCACCCCTTCCAGGTCGGGCAGCAGAACGCCCCGCTGATGCCCCTTCGAGACGATCACGCCCCAAACGGCGGGGTCCAGCTCGTCAAGGCTGGAAACGGGCTCGGGAAGGGTCAGCACGTCCACGGAAAACGTCACCCCGCCGAGCTCCGAAGCGCTCATCGAGGGAAAACGCGGATCTCGGGTGGACGAAGCGACCGCGTTGGAAATGATCTCCTGATCCAGCGCCGGGTGAACGGGCAGGATAGTCCCGATACAGCCCCGCAGATCGCCGTTCGATTTTTTGATCGATACGAAACACGCCCTTTCCAGGTTCCAGAGAGCCGGGTCCGCCTCGATCTCCGTCCCCGAAACGGGAAGAGGCCCTCCCTTCAGCAGACGCTCCACGGTCAGCCGGGCCAGTCGCACATAAGGATGGATGCCGTCCTTTCGAGTTCCTCCGTCGTTGCCCAGGGAAATCTCCTCCTTCGCAGGATGCAGAATAATATTTCCTCAAGAGATACTTTCCATGTTATTATATCCCCTAAAATTCCAAACCCAACTGACGAACGCCTGTTTAGATGGTATGATGGTGCAATTAGCGCAATTATTCAATCCAAAAGGAGGTTTTGACGAGGTGGTGGATATTCAGGACCGGCACAAAGAATTGAAAGCCCGTGCTTTCGAAGCGATCGACAAACGCGCGGACGATCTGGAACAGTTTGTTCGGGATGTGGGGAAACATGCGGAGGTCGGTTTTTTTGAAACGCGGACCGCCGCAAAAGTCGCGAAGTTTCTGCGGGAACTGCAGTTGCCCGTGGAGGAGGGTTTTGCCCTGACGGGAGTGGAAGCCCTGCTGGACACGAAGCGGGCGGGACCGAAAGTGGCCGTGCTGGGCGAGCTGGATTCGGTCGTCTGCTTCGACGCTCCGGACGCCAATCCGGAGACGGGAGCGGCGCACCAGTGCGGACATCACGTGCAGCTGGGCGTCATGCTGGCGACGGCCGTGGGACTGACATCCGCCGGGGTGGCTCCGGAGCTTGCCGGAAAAATCGTGTTCATGGGAGTTCCGGCGGAGGAATACATCCAGATTGAACGGCGGCTGAAGCTGAAGGAAGAGGGGAAACTTCACTTCATCGGAGGCAAGGCGGAGCTGATCCGTCTCGGACGTTTCGACGACGTGGACATGACGATGATGATTCACGCGTCCTCCAACCGTCCGGGGCCTTCCGTGGACTCCGGGAAAACGAGCAACGGGTTCGTCGGACTCACGGTTCGCTACATCGGGCGTCAGGCTCACGCGGCGGGAAGCCCCGACAAAGGAATCAACGCGCTGAACGCCGCCGTGCTGGGAATCAGCGCCGTCAACGCTTTGCGGGAGACCTTCCGCGACGACGACCATGTGCGGGTTCACTTCATCATCACCAAGGGCGGGGATCTGGTGAACTGCGTCCCCGACGACGTGCGTCTCGAAGCCTATGTCCGCGCCAGTTCCGTCCCCGTTATTGAGGAGACGCTGACCCGTGTCCTCCGCGCGTTCAGGGCCGGCGGAGACGCGGTGGGAGCGCAGACAGAATGCAGAGTGCTGCCGGGGATGTTCCCTCTGGCGGGCTGTCCGGAGCTCTACGATTTATTCAACGAAAATTCCAAACCCTTTGTCCCGCCGGAGGGCTTCTTCAACGGCGGACACATGGCGGGGTCCACGGACATGGGAGACATCAGTCAGATCATGGCGGCGGCGCATCCCAACACGGGCGGTATGGACGGAGTTCTGCACGGAGCGGACGCGCGGGTCGTGGACTACAACGCGGCGATCATCGCTCCGGGAAAGGCCATGGCGGGCACCGTGATCGACCTTCTTTCAGATGACGCGGCGGCGGCGAAGAAAATTATTTCCACGTTCAAGCCCAACCTGACGAAGGAAGAATATCTCAAAAAACTGAACGCCTATTTCGACTACAAATAAGAACGTACAAAAGTGACAGTGTTCCAAAATTTGAATACAAAATCTGAATACAAATGGAGGGGATGTACGAAATGGAAGATTCTCTGAGAGCGCTTAAGAACGTCAAAATCCACTTTCTGGCGCTGGTTTTAACGATCGTTTGCGAATTTCTTGGAACAAAGATCATCAAACTGCCCATTGGATCCATCGTTTTCTTTCCCATGCTCTACGCGATTGTTCTGGGGCTCCTCATCGGTCTTCCCCGC comes from Synergistaceae bacterium and encodes:
- a CDS encoding nickel-dependent lactate racemase — its product is MPVLLEEDMNFPLPRMHKVKQVFPRQKIEDVEDHVVREMRRAEVRGKIKPGAKVAVAVGSRGIKNLALIVRTVLREIRAAGGVPFVVAAMGSHGGGTPEGQRAVLRSYGITEEAMGAEVVTSVDVVHLGKTSRGIDVYFDSAAAAADLVVPVNRVKLHTDFVADIQSGLCKMLVIGLGNHKGCTALHEEDFDFFGVTLPEAAEMILGAVNVGFGVAIIENACDETALIEAIPSENLIEREKRLVRIAKKNMPSLMIPEIDILIVEEIGKNISGAGYDPNILGKSFILKQFVLDVPKIRRMVLLDVTEESHGNAIGMGIFDVITRKVFDKLDLAQIYANAIAVKCPEDARIPIIADSEDEAVRIARRVTRGVPWDRMKIVKIKNTIELETIEISDTLAESIPNDGKLVFLE
- a CDS encoding DUF126 domain-containing protein, with protein sequence MSGKVFSCHKISEGVGEGEVIISRDEIMFYLVRPETGEVLEKAHDIEGKSVAKKAIVFPGGKGSSVVQSDGLFQLMLQHNQPAAMIIQYPETVLVAGAIIMEIPMVDKVDPEFYKVVKNGDRVKVDANAGTITILN
- a CDS encoding aconitase X catalytic domain-containing protein, giving the protein MELTSDLKDMEKGKYGEGAALALKVQIGIGECFDAPRMVPITNAHVALSNQEMDLWFAEKMVKLGAKTKIPPTVNPGFCLPYFSAKNMVTSEEADHMKRTHEAYRALGCRLTYNCTPYMDTNVPFPNEIVAFSESSATPFVNSVWGARSNRESAQSALCAAITGVVPEYGLLLDENRKGNILVKVEAEMKSDFSYNLLGYMGRKIGPGIPVFVGLGSYLSPEAHRNLGAELNTSGAYAMYHVVGVTPEAPTLEAAFGGREPERTVTITEEDLARVLETEISDPGNRDIDFALFGCPHTSIREVRYMAERLQGKKLAVPFWVMTSSLTKSSAEKMGLLKIIQDAGGDLVEDTCSDQPCWHLYKGRVGVTESPKCAYYPRKRGLEFVIRDLDTCIDAALKGRVK
- a CDS encoding radical SAM protein: MKIEASWWTGEGEGARCELCFHRCLIPAGGEGLCGVRRYDGQNLQSPYLGRFSSCAIDPIEKKPLRHWRPGSQIFSLGGGGCNMRCPFCQNHSISSPAGGVGKLPLTALSPEELVLRVREERLSSVAWTYNEPTLQAEYILRAAPLLRESGIAAVLVTNGMWGPEVGKAFAAEIDAANVDVKTFDAAKYASMGGSLDVAETNVESLVKAGVHVELTCLVVPGKSDDCEDFERMRDWIAGIDANIPLHISRYFPAYRYSAPPTDIALMKRFESIARQKLTHVHLGNVW
- a CDS encoding acetyl-CoA C-acetyltransferase, yielding MSREIVLAGACRTAIGKMGGALAGIPVAELGAVVVKEAVKRAGVKPDQVDEVFMGCVLQGAQGQNVARQSAVKAGLPVEVPAQTLNIVCGSGLKSVNLAAAMIATGEADVVVAGGMENMSSAVYAMEKARFGYRMGDGALVDTMIKDALWDAFNQYHMGVTAENVAERYGVTRAMQDAFAASSQQKCEAAQKAGKFKDEIVPVPVKVKKETIPFEVDEYPRSGVTVESIAGLSPAFKPNGTVTAANASGINDGAAAVVVLSAEKAKALGVKPMARWIGGATAGVDPAVMGIAPAFATRKLLEKTKISLDEIELIEANEAFAAQAVAVGQLLNWDAARVNVNGGAIALGHPVGASGCRILVTLLHEMLRRGTPRGLATLCIGGGMGVSTLVELVR
- a CDS encoding NifU family protein — encoded protein: MKVKDRIEGVLDEKLRPLLRTHGGDIEVMAFENGVLKVKMLGSCNNCPSAVSDVEDLAAAEVRAAVPEVERVMLVSGVSDELLETAKALMKMKRQD
- a CDS encoding 4-hydroxyphenylacetate 3-hydroxylase family protein codes for the protein MPLMTGDQYVESIRKIKMEVYLLGKKVDVPVDDPILRPSLNSVRATYDLAQMPEYEDLMTAVDPETGKKINRFNHIHRSTGDLVKKVKMQRLLGQKTAACFQRCVGMDAFNAVWSTSWDLDKKHGTSYFKNFKKFLDYVKEHDLTVDGAMTDPKGDRSLAPHLQPDPDMYLHVVERRPDGIVVRGAKAHQTGALNSHEMIVMPTVAMSPEDRDYAVSFAVPLDTKGLFMIVGRQSCDTRKLEGGKIDVGNAKFGGVEALVVFDDVFVPNDRIFLNGETEFAGVLVERFAGYHRQSYGGCKVGVGDVLIGATALAADYNGAAKASHIKDKLIEMIHLNETLYCCGIACSAEGAPTESGNYIINLLLANVCKQNVTRFPYEIVRLAEDIAGGIVVTAPSEKDLYDPKLGPYVEKYLKAAPGVSVENRLRVLRLIENLALGTAAVGYRTESMHGAGSPQAQRIMIARQSNIAAKKELAKKIAGIQD
- the amrA gene encoding AmmeMemoRadiSam system protein A → MRLARLTVERLLKGGPLPVSGTEIEADPALWNLERACFVSIKKSNGDLRGCIGTILPVHPALDQEIISNAVASSTRDPRFPSMSASELGGVTFSVDVLTLPEPVSSLDELDPAVWGVIVSKGHQRGVLLPDLEGVDTVERQIGIAAQKAGIRNLDNISVERFRVERYKESDVF
- a CDS encoding peptidase dimerization domain-containing protein, which produces MVDIQDRHKELKARAFEAIDKRADDLEQFVRDVGKHAEVGFFETRTAAKVAKFLRELQLPVEEGFALTGVEALLDTKRAGPKVAVLGELDSVVCFDAPDANPETGAAHQCGHHVQLGVMLATAVGLTSAGVAPELAGKIVFMGVPAEEYIQIERRLKLKEEGKLHFIGGKAELIRLGRFDDVDMTMMIHASSNRPGPSVDSGKTSNGFVGLTVRYIGRQAHAAGSPDKGINALNAAVLGISAVNALRETFRDDDHVRVHFIITKGGDLVNCVPDDVRLEAYVRASSVPVIEETLTRVLRAFRAGGDAVGAQTECRVLPGMFPLAGCPELYDLFNENSKPFVPPEGFFNGGHMAGSTDMGDISQIMAAAHPNTGGMDGVLHGADARVVDYNAAIIAPGKAMAGTVIDLLSDDAAAAKKIISTFKPNLTKEEYLKKLNAYFDYK